A single region of the Nicotiana sylvestris chromosome 6, ASM39365v2, whole genome shotgun sequence genome encodes:
- the LOC138870969 gene encoding uncharacterized protein translates to MIHACVIDFGGSWDQFLPLAEFGYSNSYQSSIQIAPYEALYRRLCRSPVGWFEPDKARLLGLDLVQDALDKVKLIQEQLCTMQSRQKSYADRKVRDVSYMVGEKVLLKIHP, encoded by the coding sequence ATGATacacgcttgtgtcattgattttgggggttcatgggaccagtttctgccACTCGCTGAGTTTGGTTACAGCAATAGTTATCAATCAAGTATTCAGatagctccgtatgaggctttatataggaggctgtgtagatctccagtgggttggtttgagccggataaggctaggcttttgggcttagacttagttcaggatgcatTGGATAAGGTGAAAttgatccaggagcagctttgcACGatgcagtcaagacaaaagagttatgccgacaggaaggtccgcgatgtgtcttacatggttggggagaaagTTTTGCTGAAGATTCACCCTTGA